CGCTGAAGCTGAAAACCGCAGAGGGCATTGAGTTTACCGCTGCCTCCCGCCAAAACGCCGGCCAAAAAACGATAGTGCTGCGCAGGCAGGACGCAGGCCGTCTGAACGAAAGCCAGAGCTTCGGCTTGGCGCAAGTGCTCGAAAAAAACGAAGTCCAGCCCGAAAACCGCCCGTTTGCCGAAGCCTTGGAACGCTATGTCAATGAAAACATTGCCAACAGCAAGATGATTCTCGCCGGCGAACACGTGTTCAAACTCTACGACACCTATGGTTTCCCCTACGACCTCACCGCCGATATGGCGCGCGAGCTGGGCATCGAGTTGGACGAAGCAGGCTTCAACCGCGAAATGGAAGCCCAACGCGCCCGCGCCCGCGCCGCGCAAACTTTCAAGGCCGGCACACAGCTTGCCTACAGCGGTGGAGACACCGAATTCACAGGCTACACCCAATGCAAAACCGAAGCCAGGATTCTCGCGCTTTATCAAGACGGCAGGGCGGTAAACGAACTGGGTGAAGGCGAAAGCGGCACCGTGGTGCTCGACCAAACGCCTTTTTATGCCGAAAGCGGCGGCCAAGTGGGCGATACGGGCTTGATTTCAGGGCTTTCAGACGGCCAAAGCTTCCGAGTGGACGATACCCAGAAAATCAAAGCCGCCGTAACCGGCCATTTCGGTACCGTGGTGTCAGGCCGTCTGAAAACGGGCGACAGCGTAACCGCCGAAATCGACAACGCCCTGCGTGAACGCATCACCCGCAACCACAGCGTTACCCACCTGATGCACCAGGCCTTGCGCGATGTGCTCGGCAGCCATGTCGAACAGAAGGGCTCGCTGCAAAATGCAGAATCCACCCGTTTCGACATTTCCCACCCGCAAGGCATCAGCGCAGAAGAAATTGCCGAAGTGGAGCGCAGGGTCAATCATGCCATCATGCAGAACGTGCCGGTGGAAGTAAAAACCATGAGCATGGAAGACGCGCAGAAAACCGGCGCCATCATGCTGTTTGGCGAAAAATACGGCGATTTCGTGCGCGTGGTGGAGATGGGGAAATATTCGACCGAACTGTGCGGCGGCACACATGTGGCGCGCACCGGCGACATCGGCTTTTTCAAAATCACCGGCGAAAGCGGCATTGCCGCCGGTATCCGCCGCATCGAAGCCATCACGGGTTTGAGCGCGCTGCAATGGGCGCAGAACCAGGAGCAGCTGCTTCGCGGCATCATCGCCGAAGTGAAAGCGCAAACCGAAAAAGACGTATTGGCCAAAATCCAAGCCCATGCCGCACACGGCAAAGCATTGGAAAAAGAATTGCTCAAAGCCAAAGCCGAACTGGCCGTTTATGCCGGCGCCAAGCTGCTGGATTCCGCCCGCGATTTGGGCGCGGCCAAACTGGTGGCCGCCCAAATCGATGCCGAAGCTGCCGCACTGCGCGACATTGCCGCCGATTTGGCCGGCAGATCCGACAAGGCGGTGGTGCTGCTTGCCGCCGCAAACAGCGGCAAAGTATCGCTTTGCGCAGCCGTTTCCAAACCGCTGACCGAAAAAATCAAAGCCGGAGAGCTGGTGAATTTTGTTGCCGCGCAAACCGGCGGCAAAGGCGGCGGCCGCCCCGATTTGGCGCAGGCCGGCGGCAGCGAGCCCGACAAACTGCCTGCGGCTCTGGAGAGTGTGGAAAACTGGGTGCGCGGCAGGCTGGCTTGATCGGAATCAATCCAAAAAGCTGCTCCGGCCGTCTGAAACAGCCGGTACGGTATGGCGAACCCACGCTGCACGGCGCGCAATACTGGGCATGGCGGTACGGCGGGGCAGGGCGGCATCGGTTTGCGCCGTGTCTGCCTGCAAACTGCGCCAAACTGATGCTGCAACGCACCTGCAATATCGTGCCGGCAGGGCTTGCCAAGCAGACGGGCAAAGAGTATTTTCATATTTTCCACAATCAACCCTCAACCACCCGAAAGTATCCATCATGGCAAGAGAAGTCCCCGCCGTATTCGGCAGCGTTTTCCATAAAGATATGCCGGTATTGGCCTTTGAAAACGGCGCTTGGCAGAGCGTGCGCTGGCAGCCTGCCGATAATCTGCAGCTGCACCCGGGCGCGCACTGCCTGCATTACGGCAGCGAGTGTTTCGAGGGGCTGAAGGCTTTCCGCCAGCAAAACGGCGGTGTCGTGCTGTTCCGCCCTGATGCGAATATCGCCCGTATGCAGCAAAGTGCCAAACTGTTGGGGCTGCCCGTGCCGCAAACCGGGGCTTTTCTCGATGCTTTGATCGAGCTGGTGGCGCGTGCTGCAGACGAAATCCCCGATGCGCCGGCTTCGCTGTATCTGCGCCCGACCTTAATCGGCACCGATCCGGTGATCGGCAAGGCGGCGGTCGGTTCGGATAACGCCGTTCTGTATATTTTGGCTTCTCCGGTTGGGGATTATTTCAAAGCCGGTTCGCCGATGAAGATTTTGGTGGAAACGCAGCATATGCGCTGCGCCCCGCATATGGGCCGTGTGAAATGCGGCGGCAACTATGCTTCGGCCTTGCCCTGGGTGGCCAAAGCGCGCAAAGAATACGGCGTACATCAAGTTTTGTTTTGCCCGAACGGCGACGTGCAGGAAACCGCGGCGGCGAATTTTGCCCTGATTAAAGGCGGTGAAATCGTTACAAAGCCGCTGACCGATGAATTTTTACACGGTGTAACCCGTGATTCGGTATTGAAAGTGGCGCGCGATATGGGCTATCGGATCAGCGAACGCAATTTCACTGTGGAAGAGCTGCACGAAGCTGTGGAAAACGGTGCCGAGGCCATTTTAACCGGCACGGCGGCAGTGGTTTCACCGGTTACTTCTTTTGTGATAGACGGCAAAGAAATCACTGTGGCCGGCCAAGAGCGCGGCACGGCCATCCGCAAAGCCGTTACCGATATCCAATACGGCGCGGCCGAAGACCGTTACGGCTGGTTGGTTAAAGTGGCATAAGGCTTGCGCTTCAAAAGGCCGTCTGAAAAATACCGAACTTTCAGACGGCCTTTTAGTCTGTGCAACAGGTTTCAGGCCGTCTGAAACCGTTTAGCAACGACACAACACAATGCAATGAATACTATCCAAATTCCCTGGGGGCAGATTCTGCTCTATCTGCACACCGCCGCAGCACTGGCCTGCATGGTGCGGGTGCTTTACAAACAGCGCAATACCGGCACGGCCTTTGCATGG
This genomic interval from Neisseria musculi contains the following:
- the alaS gene encoding alanine--tRNA ligase; the protein is MKTAELRRKFLNFFESKGHQIVASSSLVPHDDPTLLFTNAGMNQFKDVFLGFDKRPYSRAATAQKCVRAGGKHNDLENVGYTARHHTFFEMMGNFSFGDYFKRDAIHFAWEFLTSSEWLNLPQEKLLATVYAEDDEAYNIWLNEIGLPPEKIIRIGDNKGSRYASDNFWQMGDTGPCGPCSEIFYDHGSHIRGGPPGSPEEDGDRFIEIWNCVFMQFNRDAQGNMNPLPKPSVDTGMGLERMAAVMQHVNSNYETDLFENLLKAAARETGAPFSMEEPSLKVIADHIRACSFLIADGVMPGNEGRGYVLRRIIRRAVRHGYKLGQKQPFFYKLVPDLVREMGAAYPELKEKQTRIMEVLQGEETRFGQTLETGMGLFNQVWRGMQFLKLESLLPFEGAGEPLKLKTAEGIEFTAASRQNAGQKTIVLRRQDAGRLNESQSFGLAQVLEKNEVQPENRPFAEALERYVNENIANSKMILAGEHVFKLYDTYGFPYDLTADMARELGIELDEAGFNREMEAQRARARAAQTFKAGTQLAYSGGDTEFTGYTQCKTEARILALYQDGRAVNELGEGESGTVVLDQTPFYAESGGQVGDTGLISGLSDGQSFRVDDTQKIKAAVTGHFGTVVSGRLKTGDSVTAEIDNALRERITRNHSVTHLMHQALRDVLGSHVEQKGSLQNAESTRFDISHPQGISAEEIAEVERRVNHAIMQNVPVEVKTMSMEDAQKTGAIMLFGEKYGDFVRVVEMGKYSTELCGGTHVARTGDIGFFKITGESGIAAGIRRIEAITGLSALQWAQNQEQLLRGIIAEVKAQTEKDVLAKIQAHAAHGKALEKELLKAKAELAVYAGAKLLDSARDLGAAKLVAAQIDAEAAALRDIAADLAGRSDKAVVLLAAANSGKVSLCAAVSKPLTEKIKAGELVNFVAAQTGGKGGGRPDLAQAGGSEPDKLPAALESVENWVRGRLA
- the ilvE gene encoding branched-chain-amino-acid transaminase, with the protein product MAREVPAVFGSVFHKDMPVLAFENGAWQSVRWQPADNLQLHPGAHCLHYGSECFEGLKAFRQQNGGVVLFRPDANIARMQQSAKLLGLPVPQTGAFLDALIELVARAADEIPDAPASLYLRPTLIGTDPVIGKAAVGSDNAVLYILASPVGDYFKAGSPMKILVETQHMRCAPHMGRVKCGGNYASALPWVAKARKEYGVHQVLFCPNGDVQETAAANFALIKGGEIVTKPLTDEFLHGVTRDSVLKVARDMGYRISERNFTVEELHEAVENGAEAILTGTAAVVSPVTSFVIDGKEITVAGQERGTAIRKAVTDIQYGAAEDRYGWLVKVA